The DNA region GACGCTGGCCGTCCGTACTACATCCGGCGTTCCATCACTGCCTCGAGATCTTTAATCATCCGCTGGGTCGCGCTCGATCTTCGGCGACCTACTTGCTGATTGACTACTGTTTATCATAACTAACCGCTCGCTGATGGTGACCCGGAGCATGCGCTCCGGGTCTTTTCTGTGAAGGTTAGGTTCTGCGGTGGTGATGACCGTCATGGAAGTGAACGTGGGATCACATGACACAGCGACATGACCAcgtccgaaaaacgctttttacaGGAgaacattttcctgttttttttttttttttatttcaaatattgaataatttatttcttATTTAATGAAACATTAACCAATTTTCCATGACCCGACTTATTTGGGCTTGTACTTGCTCAGCGTTTCATACAAATCGTCGGCCTTGACCGGCAGCAGCACAGACGGTGGCTTCGTCTCCGGCGTCGGAACGCACACCATTATGACGTTGTTCTTGCCCATATCCTGCACCGGACCGCCTCGTTCAGAATGATGTTGAGCAGAATCTGGCCGATGCTGGTGTCGGCCCGCACCAAGACCTGTACCTTTCCGTCCACATTTTTTGATGTGCAGAGTTCCGATGTCACGGTCCGAGTAGTTGCCGTCAGCTTTGACGAACAGTTTGAACCGCTTGGAGAAGAGGGCTTGATGTCCTCGGTGggtttggacacgttggcgaaGATGAAGTCCGTTCTGGGCGTGGAACTTGTCGAGCCAAatccgaagcacattttttgatttgcagAGTTCCGATGTCACGGTCCGAGTAGTTGCCGTCAGCTTTGACGAACAGTTTGAACCGCTTGGAGAAGAGGGCTTGCTGTCCTCGGTGggtttggacacgttggcgaaGATGAAGTCCGTTCTGGGCGTGGAACTTGTCGAGCCAAATCCGAAGCTGAATGGAGTCGGTGCTGGCGCGACTCTTCCAAACGTGAATCCCGGCTTTGCGGCCGTTGACTCCTTTGTGTCCACCTTGCTGCTACTTTTCTCGATTGCATCCAGATACTTTTCGTGATCCTTGAAGATCGGCGTCAGCTTGCACACCGGATTCTCCTTGACCTTCACCGAAATCCAAGCGGCCACGGCTACAATGAGCGCCTTCGCGTTCTCCGCATACTCTAATCCCCGGTGTCCTTGCCAGCGGAGCCTGCTGTGTCCTCCTTCGGCGAGCTTCCGACCCCGGAAAAGACCTTGCTCGGGTCGGTCGTGGCAAAGATGCTGGTTTCCAGCGCGGACGTTGTGGCCACCGTCCCATTCGTAGATTTTGCGATTCCACTGAGCAGCGAAAATGGACTGGCTCCTACCTCGGTAGGATCCACCGCCGGTGTTGACGTCACCCCGGCGAATCCCTTGATACACcaaacaccgacgacgatcccCCGCTGCCCGCGGAATCTGTGCAGGCAACATCGTTTTTATGACGCGTTTTTTCAGCTCGTCCTCCGACGTCTGGGCAAATCGGCCCGCCGCCTCCTCCTCGCTCCAGTTGCAGTGAAACGTGTCTGGTTTCGTTACCCGCCGATATCAACGTCGATCTCCTATCAGCTCTGGGGGTCCTAGGGGTGCTGTTCTCGGTTCCAGAACCAGGTTGGCCTAGGGACCTAGGTTGGCCTAGGCTCTCTAGGTTGGCCAATTAAATTCCCAAACGTTTACTTTACGGCCGCAACCACGAGTGATGTttctggtttgttttgatttgttgacGTTTGTCCGTCAGCCCAAGATAAAATTTGAAGGGTAGGAATACGCTAATTGATTAGCGAAAATCCTAATCAACCAACTGTAAATTCTAATTAACTCAACGATTATTTTTAGTTAATTAGGGCATGTGTCTCACCCCTCGCTCCGGGCTTTGCTTTCAAGCTATTAAGtgctgtcccgattcgccccaattGACGACTTTTCCGACCTATTCCTCAAttctaacaagttttgtttactATGTTAGACTGTCGTatgtctttaaatttgataaaaataattaaactaaTAAACATTCCAAATCTCTGCGACAGAAGTTGTACTCTCAGTGCaatcaatattaaaattaatttatttacatttttgtaataaaaaatcctcatttaatgttttcaacGGCTGTATGTACCtgctttttattcttttaaccCAGTTCATCGCGAAAATCAccgtttaatttaaaattattcaaattttcattcaattccCTATACTATCCATAAGGAACGAGAACGTTGTGACGTCATCACTTGAAGCATCGCAAATGTTGACACTTTTTTGCTCACTAATACTAAACCAACCTCGAAACCAACACGTTTTCAGCCCAACCTTTCTTACAGTAacctaaattcttaatttgcttgttttttttgtttttgtttttcatattttcttaaattaccTTTTCTCTTAGACAAGGACACAAACAAAACATGCAAGAGCTGCTTCTTTGGGTCAAAACCGGCACACACTGAAGCCAAAAATACATCAATCATCAATAAAGATACACGCAAAAAAATCAGGCCTGTTAGAAtcgacaaaatattttgttgttttcacatgacgattttttgttgaaacagaTCTCAAAACCAACTgaaacaactcaaaattttgagttgaaTCTACTCTGTTTGTTTTGTCAAATCTTTTTGGAAATATCAACCAAATTATTGCGTTGATTCTACAATAATCGGCGTTGAATCAACTTAActatgttttttgattttaattaaattaaatgctGTTTACACGTGCCCGCTATATGTCAAAATGTTAAGTTTttcttgaatttgatttgagtgGACAAGTTTTGTTCCGTGCGAGAATTTCATTCGTGTGTTTGATCCCGATCCCGTCGCTTACGGCGAGCGAAGTTTTATACAATGCGAGAAGTCAGTGCGCTATTCGGGCAGAATTCACCTCCACCAGCTAGGCCACCTCATCAGCAACAATTGATATGCGCAAGTTGCCATCTCTAGAAGTTAAAGATGTTTTGCAGATTCACGAAACTCCCCAACCACTCGACGGAACATGCTTGGTAAGCCGCTCTAGCATTTTACTTCAAATGACCCTTTTTAATCCTCTACCATCCTTGCAGACCTCTGCGGAAAATAACGTAACCACGGTTTACCGGAACGCCAATGACAACATGGCTCATTCAACGCGGGAGGCAACTTTACAAACTCGTCGGTTCATCAGGAGGCGGCGGTGCCACCACCCAGACGGAAAAGGGGGGCGCCTGGCGGGCGTTTTGTCTTGGGCGCTGCACTTAGCTGCGCAAGACGTCTGGCAGATTTTCCCCCCGACTGGCCCAAGAATGTTGCCagaattctggcgaatatgcaacaaaccggtcgtgcacggttcaaccgattgaaccgattggtttttgtgccagacagctgTGAGTTATCCCGCcagattttcgccagattcgtcgggcgtcacgcaaaacctggctaaaagaaatgtgccaagtgtgtctgaactgcacgacaaacgtccgcctgcgccagacactcaaatttaccagatttttttccGACCGGGCAGGTGCGATTTAAAAGCAGCGAAACGGCACACGGACCGAACAAAGTGCAACACTTGGAAGACCACATCGAATTGTTTTGTAtccgataaaaaaaatgcaaatatcaataaataatgactatttttattcctattcaacatttgttaattcaatagacaaatccagcgaaagctcaacgctgctttttgatggtgagagatttgacagctcccatactaaatgtctcgattttcatactttttgttaattttcttttaaagtaaaatacttaacatatgaaaactatatatttttggtgcccaaaattcctgctgaatcgaatggtgtacttatctcgattgcaaatttttcgaacagtttttattttaataatattctagacacattttgtgcacctaatcaatcaatactttcatcataaataataattttattgcttaaaaatggtgttttcctgagctcccatattcaaatacatggaagctgtcatttctaacaccattggccacctagcggccatttcaaactggattggTCTATTGAAAGACTaaccttattttgaaaaaataatcagggttgtttcaacaaaaaattgacgttgcttcaacaaaaatctgatttgaacgagcttctgtcaaattttgatcaacaaaaaaacccgatttgaaacaacaaaacatGAGAGttgatttaatgcaaaaaatttgttgattatattcaacaaaatattttgttgaatcaaacctcgtacaggctgattctacaaaacatttttctgcgtgtaaatAAAAAGTACATGTACCGCAATGGAGCGATGCGCTCACTAGCGACATCTATGGGTCAATTGTGATGTTTTGGGTCAGTGGCGCCATCTTTCGGATTTTGTTGTGGATTGAATTTTGAACCAGATTTTGTTTTGACCTTGCTCagtattttaaagaaatattagagtttccagccccttgggtcaaggcccgttcttacactgaaaattgcgaattgcgaatatttATGTTCGAATgttgtttatgtgtttttttcgtcttttttcgGTCGAAGAGACCAAACCGCGCAAAAATTAAGAAGGAggagaattgggtactaaagccctatgtaaatttttatgtacaacggtaaaaaacacgatcaaaaaccatttctgatcactttttttcattttaatgcaaaaaaaaaattgacgagacaacattttttcgatggatcaactatggtccccttggaacgagctgtcaagtaggagcttttctgtcaagaaggaccgcgaggataatttttcaaaattgatttaaaaatccattttaaacacaTTGTGcgcgtacaaagggtcattgttctcaaaaaaataagctttatcgctgtaaacaataatatcagcaattcaagcttcattttaggacccaattgcggCAATAGAAAATCTGGTAAGTATCGTGAAAAATGGCCTGGGTTCCGGGTTTACTGGCCACGGAACCGGCTACTGAAGGATTGACTGCTCATAAGAATGGTTTTCCCAGTTTTCTGAATACTCGGAAGGCCAAACAGCATCCTTCTTCTTGCACAGGGAACTCCTTCCGAATGGTCACGGAGCTGGCAAAAAAATCCGGCAGCATCATCTCATGCGCAGGGAACTTCTTCCGGATGATGTTTGCTGGTTTCGTAACCATCCGGAACGAGTTCCCTGTTTGGACTTCCGATAGTCAGAGCCGGCAAAAACATCCGGAAGGAGTTCCTTTTACATCAGGGAGGATGCTTCTTGGCTTTCTGAAAGTTTTTGCTGGTTCTtacataaggtattggggtccttttcgaccccaaaaaaatcgtcataaatccagtttttgaccgattccggttcttttggtcacaaatgaaagcttaggacGTCCCCTTTTCGAAACCGAcatggaaaaccggatttggacACCGGTGGccacgggaatcggctacatccgaaaaaatacctttttgatACCCCAACTTTGAcaacctgtatctccggcaaatttcaaccaatcaggatgctccgggttgcattagacaggtatttacctgtactttgaccacaaatattaataaggctttctagtcagaaatttaccaatacattcaaagtatgtttacatgacagctggacgttagtttgcatcaggtttcctatctcttccTAGCAAAAAAATTATGTCAGGCGACTcttagctggtttttttgactgactgcccgatatgtcagccaacatacttcgcagggctgtgacagctgcagctcgatcattgtttgcatcaggacactgtgacgaggagttcgtcatttttgagttgaattatttttttttcactgggcctagaaagtcTTATATCAGGGcgaggtgacctaccggttccggaaatccggaacatccgaaaagttcatgttttaatgttttacacaTATTTGTGATACAAATACTCTCACAACAGTTGAAATTAAACTtactaaaaatacaatacacgattgccagaaccactctggagtgttagtggccacttccgggtaacctggaaccggttcccgggtacccaaTAAACGActaacttgacttttttggtgaaaacccatcatgttgcacttcaaactccatgaaattgaaagatatgtccatctttggtaaTGCCGTTATTAGCTGAGCCATCCAGGCCAatatggaaccggttcccggtggcccctaggggacacttccggatcatgagagaaaccctataatccgacatatcaaacttcatgaaattgatagatatgtcaatctacggtcatgccgctgttcgctgacccatccaTTCTGGAACCAGTTACCAGTGgcctcttggggacacttctggaatatgagagaaattctatcatccgacatatcaaacttcatgaaattggcAGGCACGTAGCTAGGGGGGTGGGACATATGGGAGAtagggaagaagaagaaaaaaagaagaaaatttcaTGTTCCCCCCCGAACCAAAATTCTGGCTACACTTCTGCAAGGatgtgtcaatctacggtcatgccattgtttgcttattcattctggcaattctggaactggttcccggtggcctcttggggacacttccaggatatgagagaaaccctatcatccgatgtatcaaacttcatgaaattcataGATATTTCAACCAACGGTCAGCGATCCTTTGCATAACCGTAGATTAAggtagttttcaatttcatgaagtttgatatgtcggatgaaaaaaatttctctcatattccagaagtgtccccaagaggccaccggtaactagagatcctaaatagggagactggtcgaacattgctaaatcgatctggcaacgtatgttttgagcttgccaacactgccaagttttgctgggcgtaaaggcaaatgctcgtttggatacgtcaaactcgtgtctgtttgggtacgtcaaattcacttcgaccagtctccctatttagagTCCCTACCGATAACTGGTTCCAgaatggccaggatgggtcagcgaacagcggcatgaccgtagattgacatatctttcaatttcatgaagtttgttATGTTGGAttatagggtttctctcatgatccggaagtgtccccaaggggccaccggtaaccggttccagattggccagaatgggtcagcaaacatcggcatgaccgtagatttacATATCtatcaattccatgaagtttaatatccaacatgacaaggtttcataaaaataatcaagttGGCAATTTTTCTGGTATCCGATTCCATGTTAACTGGCCATTTGGCCAACAAGCATCCAAAGTGGTTCTGGAAGGCGCCTTCTGTTTTTGTAGTATGTTTTTTGTATCAataaaaacatataatttaaAATGGTGAAAGCTTTTATGTTTTCTTCAAACAATGATTTCGAATCATTTTTATGAAACCACCGGTAAGGTTGCCGGGTAGTAAATTGCTAACCCAATTTAGCAACGACCGGTGTGGAACCGGGTGACTAAACTAAAATAGAAGCGTTACGGGTTAATAAAATAGCAACAATTTCCGCAACGCACCGGTAATGATGCTCTTATTTATATAATAAGTAAAGTTCAACTGAGTTTCCTGCCCCTTGGCCCATATCTATTATCGGCTTTTATGAACATTGATCATAAATTACAGAATGAGACAACTCTTTCGTGATAAATTTGTTGGTCCTGAAAAGGACCGTTTGTTTCAGAGACATTCTTCCGGCTGCGCCGAGCCAGGTTTGATCGTAGCACCGCATCACGGTTGAACTCTAGAAGCGCATTTCCATCCTGGTGTGCTGGGCAATTTCACGCAACAGCCGCTTAAAGGGGAACATTTCCGTGGACTTTTGGTAGCGACGGACGATATCGTTAGGCTTCTGTACATCTCCGGTGGCCGGCGCACTCTTATGGGTTGCTTTCGATGCTTGCTGCTGCCACGGGGTCTTTCCTCAGGTGAAGCAGCGATTTCTGCTACTGCTTCTGCTGTGTCCTCGAACAGAGTTGAACAGGGAATGgggaaaaaaatactgaaacacACACGGAAAAGAGTTCtatccaaaatttaacaattcaaattagctggcttcaaattggtgaaacagtgatttttttggttgaatcagctaaaattacagctaaatttaccaacctgtgattggtgaaatagctaaccctgattgctgatttgctttccaaaactgacagcccaaatcaaaatgacaggagagattttaccaaaaataatggtgtttcagcacaattttgcgtcattttaccaaaaattagctggaaccggcagcatggattttttgacaggtcatcagttcgagaccaaaacaaagcatCGTCTTGTATCGTGTTCGATCCTGTTTGAGCCGCTCAGTTCGCGAAGTTTTTTGATGGTTATGTGTGCTGTTTGAGTGCAAGCGCAAGTGCAAAAGGTGATAGAATGTGTTGTGTGAGTGAATAAATCAAAAGCCTGGAAGGTTTTCTGCGGATCGGCACCTGAAGGTAAGTTTCAGTAGATaaggtgagaagtttttttgtgttgagagaaagtggttagaagttgagcctctcgttattgtttggatgatgcgtaggtaaaaacatgtacttaacataaagtgggagcatccctaaaccacgtgaacactttggcaggggaaaggggaggctggcgattgtccacagtatacttttttgtatggacatctgtccacctggaggggcggcgggtacagaatgtctagacatagattggccaatgtttgacagctcCGAACAAATAGGGTGCCTAATGCCTTTTAAGCACATccataaatattgttaaatattgctagaaatgaagttaaattaagttcaattaagttaaattaagtgaaattaagtttaatcaatttaaggttacttaaattaagttacatttggtaaaatttaaataaaaatgtagaattcagttaaaatcagttaaattgataaaaattagttaaaattagttaaatttagttgaaattagtaaaatttcgttaaaattgattaaatttagtttaaattagtaaaataaagtaaagtttagataagttcaattaaattttgttgaattaagatgaatttaaaaaatagttaaattaagcaaaatttagttaaattcagatacattcagttgaaattagttattttttgtgtgatttagttgaattttcccaaatttggttaaattaagttgtgttaagttaaatttagtaaaattaaaaaaaaatagtaaaattaagtacaattaagcaaaattaagtagaattaagcaaaataaagtaaaattaagcaaaattaaataaaattaagcataattaagtaaattatgtaaaattaagtaaaattaagtaaaataaagtaaatttatgtaaaattaagtaaaataaagttaaattaagtaaaattgagatgaaattatgttaaattcagtgagtatatgtcaaattaatttcaatcaagtttaattaagtaaaattaaattaaatcagttaaattgagcttaattaagttgaaaatggttatatttagaaaaatgtagttgaatttAGGTAAATGTAGATGAATATAGGTAAATGTTAgtacatttattcaaatgttatcACATTTGgcagaattcagttaaatttaatgtaatttggtagaatttagttaaatttaaagttatttggtaaaattcagttaatttgagtttaatttagttaagttaactttaattaagttaaaataagtttatttaagttaaattaggttaaactaaaataaattaagttaaattcaattgaattaagttaaattaagttgaattaagttaaattaagttaaattgagttaaattaagttaaattaaattaaattaagttaactttaattaagctaaaataagtttgattaagttaaattaaattaagttaaatttagtttcattaagttatattaagctaaattgagttaaattgagttaaattaagttaaatttagttaaatttagttaaattatgttgaattaagttaaatttagttaaatttagcttaattcagataaattaagttaagttaagttaagttaaataaagttaaataaagtcaaataaagttaaataaagttaaattaagctaaattaagtttagttaagtttaattaagttaaattaagttaaattaagttaaattatgttaaattaagttaaattaagttaaattaagttaaattaagttaaattaagttaaattaagttaaattaggttaagttaagttaaatcaagttaagttaaatttagttaaattatgttaaagtatgttaaattaagttaaatttagttaaattaagttggataaagtaaagttattttgtttaagtgaaagtaatttgatgttatatttaaactttgttaaatgcaaaacatagtttaaatttaacatgaatttactataatttaaccaaaataactttttgtaagttttttttttgtatttttgtttttttgtatttttgtatttttgtatttttgtatttttgtatttttgtatttttgtatttttgtatttttgtatttttgtattttgtatttttgtatttttgtattttgtattttgtatttttgtatttttgtatttttgtattttgtttttgtttttgtattttatttttgtatttttgtattttgtattttgtattttgtattttgtatttttgtatttttgtatttttgtatttttgtattttgtatttttatttttttgtttttgtatttttgtatttttgtatttttgtatttttgtattttgtatttttgtatttttgtatttttatttttgtattttgtatttttgt from Culex quinquefasciatus strain JHB chromosome 3, VPISU_Cqui_1.0_pri_paternal, whole genome shotgun sequence includes:
- the LOC6038322 gene encoding uncharacterized protein LOC6038322 isoform X1, yielding MRKLPSLEVKDVLQIHETPQPLDGTCLTSAENNVTTVYRNANDNMAHSTREATLQTRRFIRRRRCHHPDGKGGRLAGVLSWALHLAAQDVWQIFPPTGPRMLPEFWRICNKPVVHGSTD
- the LOC6038322 gene encoding uncharacterized protein LOC6038322 isoform X2; its protein translation is MRKLPSLEVKDVLQIHETPQPLDGTCLTSAENNVTTVYRNANDNMAHSTREATLQTRRFIRRRRCHQVRFKSSETAHGPNKVQHLEDHIELFCIR